From Saccopteryx leptura isolate mSacLep1 chromosome 3, mSacLep1_pri_phased_curated, whole genome shotgun sequence, one genomic window encodes:
- the LOC136398103 gene encoding thymosin beta-4-like, translating into MSDTPDVAEIEKLSKLKLKETEMQEKNPLASKQTTEQSKQKNHTHTNTHWTFHKHLFYF; encoded by the coding sequence ATGTCTGACACACCAGATGTGGCTGAGATTGAGAAACTCAGTAAGTTGAAACTGAAGGAGACAGAAATGCAAGAGAAAAATCCACTGGCTTCAAAACAAACAACTGAACAGAGCAAGCAGAAAAATCATACACACACCAATACACACTGGACATTCCACAAGCACTTATTTTACTTCTAA